The window GGGGCAGGCTCCGCAGGCGGGGAGCCAGCAGACGACGACCCGGTCGCCGGGCTTCAGGTGGCGCACGCCTTCCCCGGCTTCGACGATCTCGCCCGCCCCCTCGTGACCGGGCACGAACGGCCCCGGCTGCGGAAGCACCCCCGCCATCGCGGACAGGTCCGAGTGGCACAGCCCGGTCGCCCGCACCCGGACCCTCACCTTGCCGGGCCCGAAGCCCACCGCCTCGACGTCGTCGAGTACCTCGAGCTTGTCCTGACCGATCTCGTGCAGTACGGCTGCTCGCATGGTGCGGCTCCCCTCGTACGGCGTTCTGGACTCAGGTGTGTTCGACGACGGTGTCGGCGAGGACGGGCGCGTCGTCCCGCTCGATGGCGCTCACGGCCACACGGACGGCGCCCTCCTGCTGCCACATGCGGATGCGCAGGGTCTCCCCCGGATACACGACCCCGGCGAACCGGGTGACGTACGACCGCACCCGGGTCACGTCCCCGCCGAGCAGCGTGTCCACGACCGCCTTGAGCGTCATGCCGTAGGTGCACAGCCCGTGCAGGATGGGCCGCTCGAACCCGGCGACCTTGGCGAACTCGGGGTCGGCGTGCAGGGGGTTCCAGTCGCCGGAGAGGCGGTACAGCAGGGCCTGGTCCTCGCGGACGGACCGCTCCACGACCCGGTCGGGCTCACCGACGGGCGGTTCGAGCCGCCCGGACGGCCCCCGGTCTCCTCCCCATCCTCCTTCGCCCCGTACGAAGATCTGGGCGTCGTTGGTCCACAACGGGCCGTCGGCGTCGGCGACTTCGGTGCGCATG of the Streptomyces sp. T12 genome contains:
- a CDS encoding MaoC/PaaZ C-terminal domain-containing protein; this encodes MPIDAAKAVAAEPRTGEIAWNSKDVQLYHLGVGAGTPATDPDELRYTLESRLHVLPSFATVAGSGSPGVISGLSMPGVEVDLAKVLHGGQSLTLHRPIPVQGTATATGRIAAVYDKGKAAVLVMRTEVADADGPLWTNDAQIFVRGEGGWGGDRGPSGRLEPPVGEPDRVVERSVREDQALLYRLSGDWNPLHADPEFAKVAGFERPILHGLCTYGMTLKAVVDTLLGGDVTRVRSYVTRFAGVVYPGETLRIRMWQQEGAVRVAVSAIERDDAPVLADTVVEHT